GACCTTGATGCGCGAGACGACGGCGCCCGTGACGGTGCGCGGCAGCTCGCGCACCGTGTGCAGGACGCCATCGAGCCGGTAGCGCACCAGGGCGCGATCATCGAGAGGCTGGATGTGCACATCGCTCGCGCTGCGGCTGAGCGCCTCGAAGAGGATCGCATCCACGAGCCGGATCACCGGGCCCTTGCCCTCCGTGCTCAGCAGGTCCCGGTCGGCCTCCGTCAGCAGGCGATCGATCTCATCCGCGGCGCCGGCGATCGGAGTCTG
The bacterium genome window above contains:
- the tadA gene encoding Flp pilus assembly complex ATPase component TadA, which encodes QTPIAGAADEIDRLLTEADRDLLSTEGKGPVIRLVDAILFEALSRSASDVHIQPLDDRALVRYRLDGVLHTVRELPRTVTGAVVSRIKVMGRMDIAERRIPQDGRATVTIGPPARSASDDASGCRAVDLRISTLPTSYGERAVIRLLDNTQQLCDFDRIGMPSDVCEPFLE